In a single window of the Nodularia spumigena CCY9414 genome:
- a CDS encoding transposase, giving the protein MKHYQLVVIGDREFHGIELASWLHRQGLKYVFRQKKDTTFRKKRQDFQPLHTIPLSPGDRRFYPDVNLTQNKGFGRCNLAVYWKRKYRGKQEKEPAI; this is encoded by the coding sequence TTGAAACATTATCAATTAGTGGTGATTGGGGATAGAGAATTTCATGGGATTGAATTAGCCAGTTGGTTGCACCGTCAAGGTTTAAAGTATGTTTTTCGACAAAAAAAGGACACTACTTTTCGGAAAAAAAGGCAAGATTTTCAACCGCTACATACGATTCCACTTTCTCCCGGTGACCGCCGATTTTATCCTGATGTCAATCTCACACAAAATAAAGGGTTTGGTCGTTGTAATTTAGCAGTTTATTGGAAACGAAAATATCGTGGCAAACAAGAGAAAGAGCCGGCGATTTAA
- a CDS encoding DUF4351 domain-containing protein, with protein MIDHDRLFKELISTFFMEFIELFVPDVISYIEPNTLVFLDKEVFTDVTAGEHYEADLLVQVQFRGQPSYFLIHVENQATAQANFGKRMFRYFARLYEKYDLPIYPIVVFSYDQPKQAAATQFKVEFPQFEVLKFNYRVIQLNQFNWRDYLGQANPVASALMAKMQIAPADRPKVKSECLRLLVTLRLDPAKMQLISGFVDTYLNLTASEEQSFQEELGRIEPEAREEVMQIVTSWMQKGIEQGIEQGIEQGIEQGIERGKREGEVSIVIRLLKRKLGKVEPGIEAQVRELKLAQLEDLSEALLDFSNVEDLRFWLR; from the coding sequence ATGATTGATCATGACCGTTTATTTAAAGAACTCATTTCAACTTTTTTTATGGAGTTTATTGAGTTATTTGTACCGGATGTAATCTCTTATATAGAACCAAATACTTTAGTGTTTTTGGATAAGGAAGTATTTACAGACGTAACAGCCGGAGAACATTATGAAGCGGATTTACTTGTCCAAGTACAGTTCCGTGGTCAACCATCTTATTTTTTGATTCATGTAGAGAACCAAGCCACAGCACAAGCAAATTTTGGTAAACGAATGTTTCGCTATTTTGCGCGTTTATATGAAAAGTACGATTTGCCAATTTATCCGATTGTGGTGTTTTCTTATGACCAACCAAAGCAAGCTGCTGCAACTCAATTTAAAGTAGAATTTCCCCAATTTGAGGTGTTAAAATTTAATTATCGGGTTATTCAACTAAATCAATTCAATTGGCGCGACTATCTGGGACAAGCAAACCCAGTCGCTAGTGCGCTGATGGCAAAAATGCAGATTGCACCAGCAGACCGTCCCAAAGTTAAGTCCGAGTGTCTGCGGTTATTGGTGACACTGCGGTTAGACCCTGCGAAAATGCAGTTAATTTCGGGTTTTGTGGATACCTATTTAAATCTTACAGCATCGGAGGAGCAATCTTTTCAAGAAGAACTTGGTAGGATTGAACCAGAAGCACGGGAGGAAGTTATGCAGATTGTCACCAGTTGGATGCAAAAAGGGATTGAACAAGGAATTGAGCAGGGGATTGAGCAAGGGATTGAGCAGGGAATTGAGCGGGGGAAACGAGAGGGAGAAGTTTCTATTGTGATTCGTTTGCTTAAGCGGAAGTTGGGAAAAGTTGAACCGGGAATTGAGGCGCAAGTGCGGGAATTAAAGCTGGCGCAGTTAGAAGATTTGAGTGAGGCGTTGTTAGATTTCTCGAATGTGGAAGATTTAAGGTTTTGGTTAAGGTGA